The Thalassotalea sp. 273M-4 genome includes a region encoding these proteins:
- the alaS gene encoding alanine--tRNA ligase — MVKTSAEIRQAFLNYFANEQHQVVPSSSLIPGNDATLLFTNAGMVPFKDVFLGAEKRSYTRATSSQRCLRAGGKHNDLENVGYTARHHTFFEMLGNFSFGDYFKEEAMVFAWKFLTEVLQLPKEKLWVTVFEEDLEAENIWLEKIGVDPARLSRIGAKDNFWSMGDTGPCGPCTEIFYDHGEEIWGGPPGTPEEDGDRYIEIWNLVFMQYNRLADGTMEPLPKPSVDTGMGLERIAAILQGVHSNYEIDTFQGIIKAAAQLLDCQDIEHKSLRVIADHIRACCFLVVDGVMPSNEGRGYVLRRIMRRAIRHGHKLEAKSHFFYKLVPALIEQMGEHYPELAQKQAVIEKVLRLEEEQFGRTLDRGMAMLNDGIKNLDGKVISGADVFKLYDTYGFPADLTADIARENGLTIDQEGFDREMQAQRERAQKASSFGTDYNTQLKSEKHTNFDGYTHHSANATVVELFNKDGHTATIKAGEKGVVVLDHTPFYAESGGQVGDTGVIQTASGDFEVTDTVKLGNAFAHHGVAKGDIQLNARVHAEIDAERRAAIIKNHTATHLLHQALRTVLGEHVTQKGSLCDAEKLRFDFSHFEAVTLEELRQVEQLVNEKIRANYQRQTELLDIEEAKEKGAMALFGEKYDDQVRVVTLGDFSIELCGGVHVDRTGDIGLIKIVGESGIAAGTRRIEAVTGAVALEYVHSVGDTLLNIAGMVKSDVQNAENKVEQLIQKNRQLEKEIAQLQQKLASQAGADLINQAIEVNGVKALIADVAGSDPKALREMVDELKNKLGSGIVMLALANGEKVSLIAGVTKDLTAKVKAGDLVKMVAEQVGGKGGGRPDMAQAGGSQPENIASALASVQPWLEQQL; from the coding sequence ATGGTTAAAACGAGTGCTGAAATTAGGCAAGCTTTTTTAAATTATTTCGCCAACGAACAACATCAAGTTGTTCCCAGTAGCTCACTAATTCCAGGTAACGATGCCACATTATTGTTTACCAACGCTGGTATGGTGCCATTTAAAGACGTCTTTTTAGGGGCCGAAAAACGCAGCTACACTCGAGCAACGTCTTCACAGCGCTGTCTTCGTGCTGGTGGTAAGCACAATGACTTAGAAAATGTAGGGTATACCGCGCGTCACCATACGTTTTTTGAAATGTTAGGTAACTTTAGCTTTGGCGACTACTTTAAAGAAGAAGCCATGGTATTTGCGTGGAAGTTTTTAACCGAAGTATTGCAATTACCGAAAGAAAAACTTTGGGTAACCGTGTTTGAAGAAGACTTAGAAGCGGAAAACATTTGGTTAGAAAAAATCGGTGTCGATCCAGCTCGGTTATCTCGTATTGGTGCTAAAGACAACTTTTGGTCAATGGGTGATACCGGCCCATGTGGTCCATGTACTGAAATTTTCTACGACCACGGTGAAGAAATTTGGGGTGGGCCTCCAGGTACCCCAGAAGAAGACGGTGATCGTTATATCGAAATTTGGAACCTTGTGTTTATGCAATACAACCGTCTTGCTGACGGGACCATGGAACCATTACCGAAACCGTCTGTTGATACAGGTATGGGACTTGAGCGTATTGCAGCAATCTTGCAAGGCGTGCATTCAAATTATGAAATCGATACTTTCCAAGGCATCATCAAAGCGGCAGCACAGTTACTTGACTGCCAAGATATTGAACACAAGTCGTTACGTGTTATTGCCGATCATATTCGAGCATGTTGTTTCTTAGTCGTTGATGGTGTTATGCCTTCAAACGAAGGTCGAGGTTATGTCTTACGTCGTATTATGCGTCGTGCTATTCGTCACGGTCACAAACTGGAAGCAAAGTCTCATTTCTTCTACAAGTTAGTACCAGCGCTTATCGAGCAAATGGGCGAACATTACCCTGAGCTTGCGCAAAAACAAGCGGTAATTGAAAAGGTTCTGCGCTTAGAAGAAGAACAATTTGGTCGCACCCTTGATCGTGGTATGGCGATGCTAAATGACGGCATTAAAAACCTAGACGGTAAAGTGATATCGGGTGCGGATGTCTTCAAGCTATACGATACCTATGGTTTCCCTGCGGATTTAACCGCTGATATCGCTCGTGAAAATGGCCTAACTATTGATCAGGAAGGATTTGATCGCGAAATGCAGGCGCAACGAGAACGAGCACAAAAAGCCAGTTCTTTTGGTACCGATTACAATACTCAATTAAAAAGTGAAAAACATACCAACTTTGATGGTTACACCCACCACAGTGCCAACGCAACCGTGGTAGAGTTGTTCAATAAAGATGGACACACAGCAACCATTAAAGCGGGTGAGAAGGGCGTAGTGGTATTAGATCACACCCCTTTTTATGCTGAATCGGGTGGTCAAGTTGGTGATACCGGGGTTATTCAGACCGCTTCTGGTGATTTTGAAGTAACCGATACGGTAAAACTGGGTAATGCATTTGCTCACCATGGGGTGGCCAAGGGTGATATTCAGTTAAATGCGCGTGTGCATGCTGAAATAGACGCTGAGCGTCGTGCAGCCATTATTAAAAACCATACGGCAACGCACTTATTACACCAAGCGCTTAGAACCGTTTTGGGTGAGCACGTTACCCAAAAAGGCTCGTTATGCGATGCTGAAAAACTGCGTTTTGACTTTTCACATTTTGAAGCCGTAACCCTTGAAGAATTGCGTCAAGTAGAGCAACTTGTAAACGAAAAAATTCGTGCTAACTACCAGCGCCAAACAGAGTTGCTTGATATCGAAGAAGCAAAAGAAAAAGGTGCCATGGCACTCTTTGGCGAGAAATATGACGACCAAGTCCGTGTTGTTACTTTAGGCGATTTTTCTATTGAGCTTTGTGGTGGTGTTCACGTTGATCGTACCGGTGATATCGGTTTGATTAAAATTGTCGGTGAAAGTGGCATTGCTGCTGGCACTCGTCGTATTGAAGCGGTGACTGGTGCTGTAGCCTTAGAGTATGTGCACAGTGTGGGTGATACCTTATTAAATATTGCCGGCATGGTGAAGAGCGATGTGCAAAATGCGGAAAATAAAGTTGAACAGTTGATTCAGAAAAACCGTCAACTGGAAAAAGAAATTGCTCAATTACAGCAAAAATTAGCGTCACAAGCTGGGGCTGATTTAATTAACCAAGCCATTGAAGTTAATGGTGTTAAAGCCTTAATTGCCGATGTTGCTGGTAGCGATCCGAAGGCATTGCGTGAAATGGTCGACGAGCTTAAGAATAAATTAGGATCGGGTATTGTTATGTTGGCATTAGCTAACGGCGAGAAAGTTAGCTTAATCGCGGGTGTAACCAAAGACTTAACAGCAAAAGTAAAAGCTGGTGATTTGGTTAAAATGGTTGCCGAGCAAGTTGGTGGTAAAGGTGGTGGTCGTCCAGATATGGCGCAAGCCGGCGGTAGCCAACCTGAAAACATTGCTTCTGCACTTGCCAGTGTTCAGCCTTGGTTAGAACAACAACTATAA
- a CDS encoding regulatory protein RecX produces the protein MVNFQEPSLLNKDIKKAAYSLLARREHSRQELMHKLLRKEFTQEDITPVLEALDEQNIQSDFRFGECQLRQRVTKGYGWQYIRAELKQKGLSSDLIYQLEQQQDIDWFLQALKAYNKRFGDTVIADDKDRAKRIRFLQYRGFSTEQILAALETN, from the coding sequence ATGGTAAATTTTCAGGAACCTTCATTGCTCAATAAGGACATCAAAAAGGCAGCGTACTCGCTGTTGGCTCGACGTGAACACAGTCGTCAAGAGTTAATGCATAAGTTACTGCGCAAAGAGTTTACCCAAGAAGATATTACGCCTGTTCTCGAGGCTCTTGACGAGCAAAACATTCAAAGCGATTTTCGTTTTGGTGAATGCCAGCTTAGGCAACGAGTAACGAAAGGTTACGGCTGGCAGTACATACGAGCTGAATTAAAGCAAAAGGGCTTAAGCTCTGATCTTATATATCAGCTAGAGCAGCAACAAGATATCGACTGGTTTTTACAAGCCTTGAAAGCATATAATAAACGATTTGGCGATACCGTTATTGCAGACGATAAAGACCGAGCCAAACGGATACGATTTTTACAATATCGCGGTTTCTCAACAGAGCAGATTCTTGCGGCATTGGAGACAAATTAA
- the metH gene encoding methionine synthase has translation MKSANSVYLEQQLSQRILVLDGAMGTMIQQHKLGEQDFRGERFANWDCDLKGNNDLLVLTKPELIADIHRQFLLAGADIIETNSFNATTVAMADYQMEGISREINFHAAKLARQVADEVTLLNPNKPRFVAGVLGPTNRTCSISPDVNNPAFRNISFDQLKHAYIESTQALIEGGVDIIMVETIFDTLNAKAAIVAIEDVFEALSITLPIMISGTITDASGRTLSGQTTEAFYNSLRHANPISFGLNCALGPVELRQYVEELANISDFAVSAHPNAGLPNAFGEYDFTVEKMNEHIKEWAQSGFLNIVGGCCGTTPEHIKGIADIVANMVPRKIIKQPIACRLSGLEALNLNEQSLFVNVGERTNVTGSAIFRRLITEENYDQAISVALQQVDNGAQIIDVNMDEGMLDSKAAMVRFLNLIATEPDIAKVPIMLDSSKWDILLAGLKCIQGKGIVNSISLKEGEEVFRDQAQIIKRYGAAVIVMAFDEVGQADTKARKVEICQRAYRILVDEIGFPAEDIIFDPNIFAIATGIEEHNNYAIDFIEATQDIKSTLPYAMVSGGVSNVSFSFRGNNAVREAIHAVFLYHAIKQGMDMGIVNAGQLAIYKDIPRDLLKAVEDVVLNSDPDATERLLAIADKYRDTGAAKASQVDLSWRQQAVNKRLEYALIKGLNEFIVEDTELARLAADKPLDVIEGPLMDGMNIVGDLFGEGQMFLPQVVKSARVMKQAVAHLQPFIEAEKTQAKTNGKVLLATVKGDVHDIGKNIVGVVLQCNNFEVIDLGVMVSCEKILQQAKEHNVDLIGLSGLITPSLDEMVHVAKEMQRQGFDIPLLIGGATTSKAHTAVKIEQAYQHPVIYVANASRSVSVVSALLSKELKPALVARTEKEYETIRQRYQQSGPRSTLVSLEQARANAFKPNFNQYTPKKPNALGITELQSLDLATVRQYIDWTPFFMTWQLSGKYPQILQHQLVGDEARKLFNDANNMLDDLIRNKTIEAKAVIGLFPAVKEGDDIHVFADEEQHTRLHTIRGLRQQTAKKPGQFNRCLSDYVADTATQVQDYVGAFAVSAGFGVDKLVQQFDANHDTYNSILLKAVADRLAEASAEYLHQQVRTQYWGYASDENLDNAALIREQYQGIRPAPGYPACPEHSEKRGLWQLLEVEQRIGMTLTSSCAMWPGAAVSGWYFAHPESKYFAVAKIDKAQVQSYAERKNWSLSEAERWLAPNLDYSV, from the coding sequence GTGAAATCAGCAAACAGTGTGTATTTAGAACAACAATTATCTCAGCGTATTTTGGTGCTTGATGGGGCTATGGGTACCATGATCCAACAACATAAGCTTGGTGAACAAGACTTTCGTGGCGAGCGTTTTGCAAACTGGGACTGTGATTTAAAAGGCAACAATGATTTATTGGTGTTAACGAAACCTGAGCTTATCGCCGATATCCATCGCCAATTTTTATTGGCTGGTGCCGATATTATTGAAACCAATAGTTTTAATGCGACCACCGTTGCGATGGCGGACTATCAAATGGAAGGCATTAGCAGGGAAATCAATTTTCACGCGGCCAAGCTTGCTCGTCAAGTTGCTGATGAAGTCACGTTATTAAACCCGAACAAACCACGCTTTGTTGCTGGGGTGTTAGGTCCAACAAACCGCACTTGTTCGATTTCACCCGATGTCAATAACCCCGCTTTTCGCAATATCAGCTTTGATCAATTAAAGCATGCCTATATTGAATCGACCCAAGCGTTGATTGAGGGTGGGGTCGACATTATTATGGTCGAAACAATCTTTGATACGTTAAATGCCAAGGCCGCCATTGTGGCTATTGAAGACGTTTTTGAGGCGCTATCAATCACTTTGCCAATTATGATTTCAGGTACCATCACCGATGCATCTGGGCGAACCCTTTCTGGTCAAACAACCGAAGCGTTTTACAATTCTTTACGCCATGCTAATCCCATTTCATTTGGCTTAAATTGTGCGCTCGGACCGGTTGAACTGCGTCAATATGTTGAAGAATTGGCCAATATCAGTGACTTTGCGGTATCGGCTCACCCTAATGCCGGTTTACCTAATGCGTTTGGTGAATACGATTTCACTGTTGAAAAAATGAACGAACACATTAAAGAGTGGGCTCAATCAGGGTTTTTAAATATTGTCGGTGGCTGTTGTGGCACAACTCCTGAGCATATCAAAGGCATTGCCGATATAGTCGCAAACATGGTACCTAGAAAAATAATCAAACAGCCTATCGCGTGTCGCTTGTCGGGGTTAGAGGCGCTTAATCTAAATGAGCAAAGCTTATTTGTTAACGTAGGTGAACGCACCAATGTCACCGGTTCCGCTATTTTTCGTCGTTTGATCACCGAAGAGAATTACGATCAGGCCATTTCTGTCGCATTACAACAAGTCGATAACGGGGCCCAAATCATTGATGTGAACATGGATGAGGGGATGTTGGACTCAAAAGCGGCGATGGTGCGTTTTTTAAACTTAATTGCAACCGAGCCCGACATCGCCAAAGTTCCCATCATGTTAGACTCCTCAAAGTGGGACATTTTATTGGCCGGGCTAAAATGTATCCAGGGCAAAGGTATTGTCAATTCAATCAGTTTAAAAGAAGGCGAAGAGGTATTTCGAGATCAAGCTCAAATCATTAAACGTTATGGCGCCGCAGTTATCGTTATGGCGTTTGATGAAGTCGGTCAAGCCGATACCAAAGCACGTAAAGTGGAAATATGTCAGCGTGCTTATCGGATTTTGGTTGATGAAATAGGCTTTCCAGCGGAAGATATTATTTTCGATCCTAATATTTTTGCTATTGCCACCGGTATTGAAGAGCATAATAACTATGCCATTGATTTTATTGAAGCGACTCAAGACATAAAAAGCACTCTGCCTTATGCCATGGTTTCGGGTGGGGTGTCGAACGTGTCGTTTTCTTTTCGTGGTAATAATGCCGTACGAGAGGCGATTCATGCGGTGTTTCTTTATCATGCCATAAAACAAGGCATGGATATGGGGATTGTCAATGCAGGGCAGCTCGCCATATATAAAGACATTCCTAGGGATTTATTAAAAGCGGTTGAAGATGTGGTACTTAATTCTGATCCCGATGCCACTGAGCGCTTATTGGCTATTGCCGATAAATATCGCGACACCGGTGCCGCTAAAGCTTCACAGGTTGACTTAAGCTGGCGACAGCAAGCCGTAAATAAACGTCTTGAATATGCTCTAATTAAGGGCCTTAACGAATTTATTGTTGAAGATACTGAATTAGCACGCCTAGCGGCAGATAAGCCGTTAGATGTTATCGAAGGTCCGTTAATGGATGGGATGAATATCGTCGGGGACTTATTTGGTGAAGGGCAGATGTTTTTACCGCAAGTAGTGAAATCTGCTCGAGTTATGAAGCAAGCGGTCGCTCACTTACAACCTTTCATTGAGGCAGAAAAAACGCAAGCCAAGACCAACGGTAAAGTGCTATTAGCGACGGTAAAAGGTGATGTTCATGACATCGGTAAAAACATTGTCGGAGTGGTACTGCAATGCAATAACTTTGAAGTGATTGATTTGGGCGTCATGGTTTCTTGTGAGAAAATATTGCAGCAAGCTAAAGAGCACAATGTTGACTTAATTGGTTTATCAGGCCTGATCACTCCATCGCTTGATGAAATGGTCCATGTTGCTAAAGAAATGCAACGCCAAGGTTTTGATATCCCATTACTTATTGGCGGGGCAACAACGTCCAAGGCACATACAGCGGTGAAAATTGAGCAAGCTTACCAACATCCTGTGATTTATGTAGCCAATGCTTCGCGCTCGGTGTCTGTGGTCAGTGCTTTGCTGTCAAAAGAATTAAAACCAGCGTTAGTGGCGCGTACCGAAAAAGAGTATGAAACCATCAGGCAACGTTATCAGCAAAGTGGCCCTCGCAGTACTCTCGTGTCATTAGAGCAAGCAAGAGCAAATGCGTTTAAACCGAACTTTAATCAATACACCCCAAAAAAACCCAACGCGCTTGGTATCACCGAACTTCAATCGCTCGATTTAGCAACCGTACGTCAATATATCGACTGGACCCCGTTCTTTATGACGTGGCAGCTGTCGGGTAAATATCCGCAAATTTTACAACATCAATTGGTTGGCGACGAAGCACGTAAATTATTCAATGACGCCAATAATATGCTCGATGATTTGATTCGTAATAAAACGATAGAAGCGAAGGCCGTTATTGGCTTATTTCCTGCTGTAAAAGAGGGTGACGATATCCACGTATTTGCCGATGAAGAGCAACATACACGATTACACACGATTCGAGGGTTGCGCCAACAAACGGCCAAAAAGCCAGGTCAATTTAACCGCTGTTTAAGTGATTATGTCGCCGATACAGCCACGCAAGTGCAAGACTATGTTGGTGCTTTTGCGGTCAGTGCGGGATTTGGCGTTGATAAACTGGTGCAGCAATTCGATGCTAACCACGATACCTATAATTCGATATTACTTAAAGCGGTAGCTGATAGACTCGCCGAAGCCAGTGCGGAGTATTTACACCAGCAAGTTCGAACCCAGTATTGGGGCTATGCCAGTGATGAAAATTTAGATAATGCAGCCTTAATACGAGAGCAATACCAAGGGATCCGTCCAGCACCAGGGTATCCAGCCTGTCCTGAACATAGCGAAAAACGTGGTTTGTGGCAGTTACTTGAGGTTGAACAGCGTATCGGCATGACATTAACATCAAGCTGTGCGATGTGGCCTGGTGCTGCGGTAAGTGGCTGGTACTTTGCGCATCCAGAGAGTAAATATTTTGCTGTTGCTAAAATCGATAAAGCGCAGGTGCAAAGTTATGCTGAGCGCAAAAATTGGTCTCTCTCAGAAGCTGAGCGTTGGTTGGCACCAAACCTAGATTATTCGGTATAA
- the metA gene encoding homoserine O-succinyltransferase, giving the protein MPIKIPDQLPALAVLANENIFVMSEHRAVSQDIRPLQVAILNLMPNKIEAEIQILRMLSNTPLQINIDFVRLHLNESKHTPKAHLDTFYRLFDDIKHKRYDGLIITGAPLGHLDYEKVIYWDKIKQVFDWANAQVTSTMYSCWAAHAALYHFYGITRCLHKQKLSGVYQHTTRVALEPLTRGFDEQFKVPHSRYGYVPAKDYQDHPQLNVLADSEQAGVYLVVSNDQKHVFVTGHPEYDANTLHDEYLRDLKSDMKPLKPVNYFPGDDPMLTPSNTWRSHGCLLFSNWLNYYVYQITPYQLEK; this is encoded by the coding sequence ATGCCAATAAAGATCCCTGACCAATTGCCCGCACTGGCTGTTCTTGCCAATGAAAACATCTTTGTGATGTCAGAGCATCGTGCTGTCAGTCAGGACATCCGTCCGTTACAGGTGGCCATCTTAAATTTAATGCCAAATAAAATCGAAGCTGAAATCCAAATATTACGGATGCTTTCTAACACCCCTTTACAAATCAATATTGACTTTGTTCGCTTACATTTAAATGAATCTAAACATACCCCAAAAGCGCACTTAGACACTTTTTATCGCTTATTTGATGACATAAAGCATAAGCGTTACGACGGTTTAATCATCACTGGCGCGCCTCTTGGCCATCTCGACTATGAAAAGGTGATTTATTGGGACAAAATCAAACAAGTTTTTGATTGGGCCAATGCTCAAGTAACTTCTACCATGTATTCTTGTTGGGCGGCCCACGCGGCGCTTTATCATTTTTATGGCATTACCCGTTGTTTACATAAGCAGAAACTCTCAGGTGTATATCAGCACACCACTCGGGTCGCGCTGGAACCATTAACACGCGGTTTTGACGAGCAGTTTAAAGTTCCACATTCTCGATATGGCTATGTGCCAGCAAAAGATTATCAGGATCATCCACAACTCAACGTTTTAGCTGACTCAGAACAAGCAGGGGTTTACTTAGTGGTGAGCAATGATCAGAAGCATGTCTTTGTAACAGGGCATCCAGAATACGATGCTAACACCTTACATGATGAGTATTTACGCGATCTGAAATCAGATATGAAGCCACTAAAACCGGTTAATTACTTCCCCGGTGACGATCCGATGTTAACCCCGAGTAATACTTGGCGCAGTCACGGTTGTTTACTGTTTAGTAACTGGCTAAATTATTATGTGTATCAGATCACCCCATACCAATTAGAAAAATAA
- a CDS encoding MFS transporter, whose amino-acid sequence MQSDASLNRLKQFPRLMWVVLLGSFFTRGSYYMVWPFLAVILYQKFALSATEVGLILTNAALVSVVVSFLGSALSDRIGRRKLIYFSGILYIVSFCLLAKADTILSYAIVITLCSIATSLWRPLISALIGDIIEQPQTRELAMQALYFIINAGCAIGPIIGVWLGITAKQEGFYITAVAFALLLFFLHWGFKTQPILEAKKNTNHREPCESALQNSTIKTTMTVLLQDRLLQCLILANILCMFIYAQMDTSLVQYLSRAKVPELLTLISSMIFTNALVIISSQFVLLRLMSKMTLTNRIQIGLILLFISQLWLAFNPLTWFWGFIGAIVVMSLAEAILFPTMNVHIDRIAPNHLRGAYFGAASFYEFGYALAPLGGGIILDLLSGTWLFSIVAALTLLVMYLYSILETLSRGQVALE is encoded by the coding sequence ATGCAAAGCGACGCTAGCCTAAATCGGCTCAAACAATTTCCTCGCTTGATGTGGGTTGTATTATTGGGGTCTTTCTTTACCCGTGGTAGTTATTACATGGTTTGGCCTTTCTTAGCCGTAATTCTATACCAAAAATTTGCTCTGTCAGCGACCGAAGTTGGCTTGATTTTAACCAACGCCGCTTTGGTCTCGGTTGTAGTTAGCTTCTTAGGAAGCGCCTTGTCAGATAGAATTGGTCGTCGCAAGTTAATTTATTTTAGTGGTATTTTGTACATAGTATCGTTTTGTCTGCTGGCCAAGGCCGATACCATATTATCCTATGCCATTGTTATTACTCTTTGTTCAATAGCCACCTCATTATGGCGGCCGCTAATTTCAGCTCTTATTGGCGATATTATTGAGCAACCACAAACTCGTGAATTAGCGATGCAGGCCTTATATTTTATTATTAATGCCGGTTGCGCAATTGGTCCTATTATTGGTGTGTGGCTTGGTATTACCGCCAAGCAAGAGGGCTTTTACATTACCGCTGTCGCCTTTGCTCTGTTGCTGTTTTTTTTGCATTGGGGATTTAAAACCCAGCCCATACTGGAAGCAAAGAAGAACACAAATCACCGTGAACCATGCGAGAGCGCTTTGCAAAATAGCACCATCAAGACGACCATGACGGTACTTTTACAAGATCGGTTGTTACAATGCTTGATCCTAGCAAACATCCTATGCATGTTTATCTATGCACAAATGGACACATCTTTGGTGCAATATTTAAGTCGTGCCAAAGTGCCTGAATTATTGACCTTAATTTCATCAATGATTTTTACCAATGCGCTGGTGATTATCAGCAGTCAATTTGTACTGCTGCGTTTAATGTCAAAGATGACGCTGACCAATCGTATTCAAATCGGCCTAATATTATTATTTATTTCTCAGCTTTGGTTGGCATTTAACCCACTTACTTGGTTTTGGGGATTTATCGGTGCAATTGTGGTGATGAGCCTAGCAGAAGCCATATTGTTTCCTACGATGAATGTTCATATCGACAGAATTGCCCCGAATCATTTGCGCGGTGCGTATTTTGGTGCGGCCTCTTTTTATGAATTTGGCTATGCTTTAGCCCCGCTTGGTGGGGGCATTATTCTTGATCTTTTATCTGGTACTTGGTTATTTTCCATTGTTGCTGCACTGACCTTATTAGTTATGTATTTGTACAGCATTTTAGAAACACTTTCGCGTGGGCAAGTGGCTTTAGAGTAA
- a CDS encoding NYN domain-containing protein, producing the protein MALVAILVDVQNIYYTTRDAYGRAFNYRRFWQYMINQHEVVIANAYAIASANDGQHKFQQALKHIGFEVKLKPYIQRQDGSAKGDWDVGITIDAIEASAKVDKVILLSGDGDFDCLMHHLRDNKGITTQVFSVATLTAASLIASVDEYQPIGPDLLL; encoded by the coding sequence ATGGCTTTAGTGGCAATTTTGGTCGATGTACAAAACATCTACTACACAACAAGAGATGCTTATGGGCGAGCGTTTAATTATCGTCGCTTCTGGCAATACATGATAAATCAACATGAAGTAGTGATTGCCAACGCGTATGCGATTGCCAGTGCAAATGATGGGCAGCATAAGTTTCAGCAAGCCTTAAAGCACATCGGCTTTGAGGTGAAATTAAAACCCTATATTCAACGTCAAGATGGCAGTGCCAAGGGCGATTGGGATGTTGGGATCACCATTGATGCGATTGAAGCGAGCGCCAAAGTAGATAAAGTCATTTTACTCTCAGGTGATGGCGATTTTGATTGTTTAATGCATCACTTACGCGATAACAAGGGGATCACCACCCAGGTCTTTTCGGTTGCAACGTTAACGGCAGCGTCGTTAATTGCATCGGTAGATGAATACCAGCCGATAGGGCCTGATTTATTACTCTAA
- the dbpA gene encoding ATP-dependent RNA helicase DbpA translates to MPSHDFSSLALKKALADNLKTLGFDAMTDIQAKSLPLILEGKDLIAQGKTGSGKTAAFGLGLLHHLDVKKFRIQSLVLCPTRELADQVAKEIRNLARGIHNIKVLTLCGGVPVGPQIGSLEHGAHIIVGTPGRIEDHLSKGRLDLQHLNTLVLDEADRMLEMGFMDALDAIVHHCPDSRQTLLFSATFPEQINKISASILKNPQHVKVTSIHQESAIAQSFYHVNDEAHRQDALHRLLLSFAPTSTIVFCNTKRAVQAVNDKLLAAGFSSLALHGDLDQRERNEVLVKFTNNSSLILVATDVAARGLDIDELDAVINFDITPDPEVHVHRIGRTGRAGANGIACSIFTDQDYGRLGRIESYQNMVVEPQQVPEQSILSQQPLKPKMTTLQIDGGKKQKVRPGDIVGALTGNNGINGTQIGKIHVFDMKAYVAVESKVVKTALRKVSEGKLKGKNFRIRAI, encoded by the coding sequence TTGCCTTCACACGACTTTTCTTCACTTGCCCTTAAAAAAGCTCTTGCAGATAACCTAAAAACCCTCGGCTTTGACGCCATGACAGACATACAGGCAAAGAGCTTGCCACTGATCCTCGAAGGCAAAGATCTCATTGCCCAAGGGAAAACGGGTTCCGGTAAGACCGCAGCTTTTGGCTTGGGCTTATTGCACCACCTTGACGTTAAAAAATTTCGTATTCAATCGTTAGTCTTATGTCCAACTCGTGAACTTGCTGATCAAGTGGCTAAAGAGATCCGAAATTTAGCGCGAGGTATTCACAACATAAAAGTATTAACCCTTTGTGGTGGCGTACCTGTTGGCCCTCAAATTGGCTCGCTTGAACACGGTGCCCATATTATTGTTGGCACCCCAGGAAGAATTGAAGATCACTTAAGTAAAGGTCGATTAGATTTGCAACATCTTAATACTTTAGTGTTAGATGAAGCAGATCGAATGCTAGAAATGGGTTTTATGGATGCCCTTGATGCTATTGTTCATCATTGTCCAGACTCTCGCCAAACCTTGTTATTTAGTGCTACGTTTCCAGAGCAAATAAACAAAATCAGTGCGAGCATTTTAAAAAATCCACAGCATGTAAAAGTCACTTCGATACATCAAGAAAGCGCGATCGCGCAAAGCTTTTATCATGTCAATGATGAAGCGCACCGCCAAGATGCCCTGCATAGGTTACTATTGTCTTTTGCCCCGACCTCAACCATCGTGTTTTGTAATACTAAACGCGCTGTGCAAGCGGTCAATGACAAACTTTTAGCCGCCGGCTTTAGCTCTTTGGCCTTACATGGCGATTTGGATCAGCGTGAACGTAATGAAGTTTTAGTCAAGTTTACCAATAACAGCTCGTTGATTTTGGTCGCAACCGATGTGGCGGCAAGAGGTCTAGATATTGACGAATTAGATGCCGTCATTAACTTTGATATAACCCCAGATCCCGAAGTTCATGTGCACCGTATTGGTCGCACGGGTCGCGCTGGCGCAAACGGCATCGCCTGTTCCATTTTTACCGATCAAGACTATGGTCGCTTGGGTCGCATAGAAAGCTACCAGAATATGGTAGTCGAACCTCAGCAAGTCCCCGAGCAATCGATCTTAAGTCAACAACCGCTTAAACCTAAAATGACAACATTACAGATTGACGGTGGTAAAAAGCAAAAAGTACGCCCTGGCGATATCGTTGGCGCATTAACCGGCAACAACGGCATTAATGGCACTCAAATTGGTAAGATCCACGTTTTTGATATGAAAGCCTATGTCGCGGTTGAGAGCAAGGTGGTTAAAACCGCATTAAGAAAAGTCAGTGAAGGTAAACTCAAAGGTAAGAACTTTCGCATTAGAGCAATTTAA